The Dendropsophus ebraccatus isolate aDenEbr1 chromosome 10, aDenEbr1.pat, whole genome shotgun sequence genome has a segment encoding these proteins:
- the SNAPC4 gene encoding snRNA-activating protein complex subunit 4 isoform X1, protein MAIRDLDAERDKIQRQIEALERSLGPDVSSIDVILSGSSDDSDDEDSDSADGLDEDIEADEIVLEDGGNRAEMCLQMNLVYQAVIQEKLQELELLLSQNKVQQEELLWELAGRRTERAGNVKPYPANLSIGHFSKPYFKDKVTGVGPPANPEMIERSSHIVKNFKELCCKKWRTNDKEELRKAVLSDGLQRMIQPKLFKLEYLQQKRDAAKSDIDKKILTKQIQEVEREIDDVNRLPEETLLGKRTDDHDWEKISNVNFEGIHSADRISKIWMNHLHPDINNQPWKEDENKKLQEIAEKHNFVNWELIAEELATNRTAFQCLQQYQLHNKDFKRKEFTKEEDEMLMQFVQRMRVGLHIPYRKISYFMEGRDSMQLLHRWSKCLDPSLKKGHWSKEEDERLLKAVEKYGEKDWYKIRLEVPGRTDIQCRERYCKGLHKDIKKGKWTREEEDKLVELTKKYGVGHWAKVGRELTHRTGSQCLSKWKYISGYFKGRIRKRKRPEKKVRKTAPEKVPQNTAPQRRPRKSTPKKIKIEELSEDDVTDNSSESSSSITTSSSSSSSGSSSSSSSGSSSSSEDEDDSSNMEEEFNSKERRAATKFLESAPNLDLWIPRKQSSDLIQKITKKSATSFRVPQTKMRGRRGRYQLNTILKGIAYPPSTDTITENPKDILLEAKKSGHHILQISEDEVRDILRWNTILCQGKQGQQLSQKETNQEGDTSNTLRVARTKDKVPLDRSLLAAVTPWVGNVFLPILTRYTSPWDKQIHADVMRKKLSTVALTSTPIFTLLIQFFRIDVNGCLQVIQLRKTKASGPLQTGRRTAQQSKPVNTLSPRSILSVHSLTPQKPQSKSTEKKPSKEPKPSRKRSLPQDQVKIATPAPKLKTVSELLKEKRMQQCRARRLAQNAALASPRILLSPQIVVNQAYMTTGQHQAPVQPVASTTSQNGPLQTMPLMSLPTCQVITTNNIVSGQISSPNSNTINRSGADAPKTVAPVQAAETTNPCNRVPSVGSPATVQAAPGARGMTSPQVPIQLLQSPLNPAVNPTTWILTPQGLIQIPVQAFFPSPMRVTVHQNLPVSESSRQKRIEPATGTASSDKAPETPTSTSSTANQQPPQSDGSSSIENTAGEASQAHCVQPAVQLTLTPKQYPVVKIAKVLTSSTLTAGPLNETDCQTSAPCPTTPQTPTSSTEKKILDLSLISLEDESNVKAWLQGTNNEKTPRRSMAYMPPSACTLKTFSRILSEKKNLETSAFKLVTRSDEEEDSNRKQEILDNLVEEKLKDNPAYNLLKKRFLSAFTFTGLLAAFTPPPSKTARPGMKSEDREEDRAINMDMYGGYDGPSGDNDPQSHPNQGETMNLDSPQTPMGAANNTGRRCRRKPMYHRSET, encoded by the exons ATGGCTATCAGGGACCTAGACGCAGAGAGAGACAAGATCCAGAGACAGATTGAAGCACTTGAGAGAAGTTTGGGTCCAGACGTTTCATCGATTGACGTGATCTTGTCCGGCAGCAGCGACGACTCCGATGATG AGGACTCTGATAGTGCAGATGGTTTGGATGAAGACATTGAAGCG GATGAAATTGTCTTGGAGGATGGAGGGAACAGAGCTGAGATGTGCTTGCAGATGAACCTTGTCTATCAGGCAGTCATACAAGAGAAGCTTCAGGAGCTGGAACTTCTTCTGTCTCAGAACAAAGTACAGCAG GAAGAATTGCTGTGGGAACTTGCTGGACGGAGAACTGAGCGGGCTGGAAACGTAAAACCCTATCCAGCAAATCTGTCCATTGGCCATTTCAGTAAACCATACTTTAAAGATAAAGTCACTGGAGTG GGGCCTCCAGCCAATCCGGAGATGATAGAGAGATCCTCTCACATTGTGAAAAACTTTAAAGAATTATGCTGTAAAAAAT GGAGGACTAATGATAAAGAAGAACTAAGAAAGGCAGTCCTGAGTGACGGATTACAGAGAATGATTCAACCAAAATTATTTAA GCTGGAATATCTTCAGCAGAAGAGAGATGCTGCCAAAAGTGATATTGATAAAAAGATTCTTACAAAGCAAATCCAAGAGGTAGAGCGGGAAATAGACGATGTTAA ccGCCTTCCAGAGGAAACTCTGTTGGGGAAGAGAACTGACGATCATGACTGGGAGAAGATTTCTAATGTCAAC TTTGAAGGCATTCACAGCGCAGACAGAATTAGCAAGATTTGGATGAATCATCTGCATCCGGACATCAACAATCAGCCTTGGAAAGAAgacgaaaataaaaaattacaagaaATAGCAGAAAAACACAACTTCGTCAATTGGGAATTAATAGCCGAGGAGCTAGCA ACAAACAGAACGGCCTTCCAGTGTCTCCAGCAGTACCAGCTACACAACAAAGATTTCAAGAGGAAAGAGTTCACCAAGGAAGAAGATGAGATGCTGATGCAGTTTGTCCAGCGAATGAGAGTGGGGTTGCACATACCTTACCGTAAGA tttcttaTTTCATGGAGGGCAGGGACTCCATGCAGCTCCTTCATCGTTGGTCAAAGTGCCTGGATCCCTCTCTGAAGAAGGGTCACTGGAGCAAAGAAGAAGATGAG CGCTTACTAAAAGCTGTCGAGAAATACGGAGAGAAGGATTGGTACAAGATTCGCTTGGAAGTTCCTGGAAGAACTGATATCCAGTGCCGTGAAAG GTATTGTAAAGGCCTTCACAAGGATATCAAAAAGGGTAAATGGACTCGGGAGGAAGAGGATAAGCTAGTTGAGCTGACTAAGAAGTACGGTGTAG GTCATTGGGCTAAAGTAGGCAGAGAGCTAACACATCGGACTGGCTCCCAGTGCCTGAGCAAATGGAAGTATATCTCAGGTTATTTCAAG GGAAGAATAAGGAAACGAAAAAGACCAgagaaaaaagtaagaaaaacagCACCAGAGAAAGTACCACAAAATACGGCGCCACAAAGGAGACCACGAAAGTCAACACCTAAGAAGATAAAAATAGAGGAGCTGAGTGAAGACGATGTCACcgataacagcagtgagagcagCAGTAGCATCAcgaccagcagtagtagtagtagcagtggtagtagcagcagtagtagtagtggcagtagtagtagtagtgaggaTGAGGATGACTCAAGCAACATGGAAGAAGAATTTAACAGCAAAGAGCGAAGAGCAGCCACCAAATTTCTAGAATCTGCCCCCAATTTGGATTTGTGGATTCCAAGGAAGCAGAGTTCAGACTTGATccaaaaaatcaccaaaaaatcTGCTACTAGTTTTAGAGTACCGCAAACTAAAATGCGAGGAAGGCGGGGTCGCTATCAGCTCAACACTATACTGAAAGGTATCGCGTACCCACCATCCACAGACACCATAACAGAAAATCCTAAGGACATTCTCTTAGAG GCCAAGAAGAGTGGCCACCATATACTGCAGATTAGCGAGGATGAAGTCCGTGACATCCTTAGATGGAACACCATACTCTGCCAAGGAAAACAG GGCCAACAGCTCAGCCAAAAAGAGACAAACCAGGAAGGTGACACCTCGAATACATTAAGAGTTGCACGTACAAAGGATAAAGTCCCATTGGATAGAAGTCTGCTGGCTGCCGTTACACCCTGGGTGGGCAATGTCTTCCTTCCCATATTAACTCGCTACACGTCACCTTGGGATAAGCAAATTCACG CTGATGTGATGAGAAAGAAGCTTTCTACTGTGGCTCTAACCAGCACCCCCATATTCACCCTGCTTATCCAG TTCTTCAGAATCGATGTGAATGGTTGTCTTCAAGTAATCCAGCTAAGGAAAACCAAAGCATCTGGACCCCTCCAGACAGGCAGACGGACAGCGCAACAGTCTAAACCAGTA aaTACTTTGTCCCCAAGGAGCATTTTAT caGTGCATTCACTTACTCCTCAGAAACCACAGTCAAAAAGTACAGAGAAGAAACCCAGCAAGGAACCCAAGCCATCCAGAAAGCGCTCTCTTCCCCAGGACCAAGTAAAAATTGCCACCCCAGCACCAAAGCTCAAGACTGTCAGTGAGTTGCTGAAAGAAAAAAGAATGCAGCAATGCAGAGCCCGTCGCCTGGCCCAAAATGCAGCTCTCGCTTCTCCTAGGATTCTATTATCTCCACAAATAGTGGTCAACCAGGCATACATGACTACCGGGCAGCATCAAGCCCCAGTTCAACCAGTGGCTTCAACCACTTCACAAAATGGTCCCTTGCAAACTATGCCTCTTATGTCCTTGCCAACGTGCCAGGTTATAACAACAAATAATATTGTTAGCGGCCAGATTTCATCACCAAACAGCAATACTATCAACAGGTCAGGAGCAGATGCACCTAAAACTGTGGCCCCTGTGCAAGCTGCAGAGACAACCAATCCATGTAATAGGGTGCCATCTGTTGGTTCTCCGGCCACTGTGCAGGCCGCACCAGGCGCTCGTGGCATGACCTCACCACAGGTACCAATACAGCTGCTTCAGAGTCCATTGAACCCAGCAGTTAACCCCACCACTTGGATTCTTACTCCCCAAGGCTTGATCCAAATTCCAGTCCAAGCTTTTTTTCCTAGTCCAATGCGAGTGACTGTGCATCAGAACTTGCCTGTTTCCGAATCTTCCAGACAAAAAAGAATTGAGCCAGCGACAGGTACAGCATCCTCTGATAAAGCCCCTGAAACACCAACCAGTACGAGTAGTACTGCAAACCAGCAACCACCTCAGAGTGATGGCTCGTCTTCAATAGAAAACACTGCAGGGGAAGCCTCCCAAGCACATTGTGTTCAGCCGGCAGTGCAATTGACCCTTACACCCAAACAGTATCCTGTTGTTAAAATAGCAAAGGTCTTAACCTCTAGTACCCTTACAGCAGGTCCATTGAATGAAACAGATTGTCAAACGTCAGCTCCATGTCCGACCACCCCCCAAACACCCACAAGCAGCACAGAGAAGAAGATTTTAGACTTGAGTCTTATTTCTTTGGAGGACGAGAGCAACGTGAAAGCCTGGCTACAGGGCACAAACAATGAGAAAACCCCAAGGCGGAGCATGGCTTATATGCCACCCTCTGCGTGCACTCTGAAGACCTTCTCCAGGATCCTGtcagagaaaaaaaatttggaaacaaGTGCGTTTAAGCTTGTGACCCgttctgatgaagaggaggacAGCAATAGGAAGCAAGAGATCCTAGACAACCTGGTAGAGGAAAAACTTAAAGACAATCCAGCATACAACCTCCTCAAGAAGCGATTCCTTTCTGCGTTCACGTTCACAGGCTTGCTGGCTGCTTTCACACCTCCACCAAGTAAGACGGCTAGGCCTGGGATGAAGAGTGAGGACAGAGAGGAAGACAGAGCAATAAATATGGACATGTATGGAGGTTATGATGGACCTTCAGGAGACAACGATCCACAGTCTCACCCAAATCAG GGAGAAACTATGAATCTTGACAGTCCACAGACTCCGATGGGTGCTGCAAACAACACTGGGAGACGATGCAGAAGGAAGCCGATGTATCACCGCAGTGAGACGTGA
- the SNAPC4 gene encoding snRNA-activating protein complex subunit 4 isoform X2: MAIRDLDAERDKIQRQIEALERSLGPDVSSIDVILSGSSDDSDDEDSDSADGLDEDIEADEIVLEDGGNRAEMCLQMNLVYQAVIQEKLQELELLLSQNKVQQEELLWELAGRRTERAGNVKPYPANLSIGHFSKPYFKDKVTGVGPPANPEMIERSSHIVKNFKELCCKKWRTNDKEELRKAVLSDGLQRMIQPKLFKLEYLQQKRDAAKSDIDKKILTKQIQEVEREIDDVNRLPEETLLGKRTDDHDWEKISNVNFEGIHSADRISKIWMNHLHPDINNQPWKEDENKKLQEIAEKHNFVNWELIAEELATNRTAFQCLQQYQLHNKDFKRKEFTKEEDEMLMQFVQRMRVGLHIPYRKISYFMEGRDSMQLLHRWSKCLDPSLKKGHWSKEEDERLLKAVEKYGEKDWYKIRLEVPGRTDIQCRERYCKGLHKDIKKGKWTREEEDKLVELTKKYGVGHWAKVGRELTHRTGSQCLSKWKYISGYFKGRIRKRKRPEKKVRKTAPEKVPQNTAPQRRPRKSTPKKIKIEELSEDDVTDNSSESSSSITTSSSSSSSGSSSSSSSGSSSSSEDEDDSSNMEEEFNSKERRAATKFLESAPNLDLWIPRKQSSDLIQKITKKSATSFRVPQTKMRGRRGRYQLNTILKGIAYPPSTDTITENPKDILLEAKKSGHHILQISEDEVRDILRWNTILCQGKQGQQLSQKETNQEGDTSNTLRVARTKDKVPLDRSLLAAVTPWVGNVFLPILTRYTSPWDKQIHADVMRKKLSTVALTSTPIFTLLIQFFRIDVNGCLQVIQLRKTKASGPLQTGRRTAQQSKPVNTLSPRSILLHSLTPQKPQSKSTEKKPSKEPKPSRKRSLPQDQVKIATPAPKLKTVSELLKEKRMQQCRARRLAQNAALASPRILLSPQIVVNQAYMTTGQHQAPVQPVASTTSQNGPLQTMPLMSLPTCQVITTNNIVSGQISSPNSNTINRSGADAPKTVAPVQAAETTNPCNRVPSVGSPATVQAAPGARGMTSPQVPIQLLQSPLNPAVNPTTWILTPQGLIQIPVQAFFPSPMRVTVHQNLPVSESSRQKRIEPATGTASSDKAPETPTSTSSTANQQPPQSDGSSSIENTAGEASQAHCVQPAVQLTLTPKQYPVVKIAKVLTSSTLTAGPLNETDCQTSAPCPTTPQTPTSSTEKKILDLSLISLEDESNVKAWLQGTNNEKTPRRSMAYMPPSACTLKTFSRILSEKKNLETSAFKLVTRSDEEEDSNRKQEILDNLVEEKLKDNPAYNLLKKRFLSAFTFTGLLAAFTPPPSKTARPGMKSEDREEDRAINMDMYGGYDGPSGDNDPQSHPNQGETMNLDSPQTPMGAANNTGRRCRRKPMYHRSET, encoded by the exons ATGGCTATCAGGGACCTAGACGCAGAGAGAGACAAGATCCAGAGACAGATTGAAGCACTTGAGAGAAGTTTGGGTCCAGACGTTTCATCGATTGACGTGATCTTGTCCGGCAGCAGCGACGACTCCGATGATG AGGACTCTGATAGTGCAGATGGTTTGGATGAAGACATTGAAGCG GATGAAATTGTCTTGGAGGATGGAGGGAACAGAGCTGAGATGTGCTTGCAGATGAACCTTGTCTATCAGGCAGTCATACAAGAGAAGCTTCAGGAGCTGGAACTTCTTCTGTCTCAGAACAAAGTACAGCAG GAAGAATTGCTGTGGGAACTTGCTGGACGGAGAACTGAGCGGGCTGGAAACGTAAAACCCTATCCAGCAAATCTGTCCATTGGCCATTTCAGTAAACCATACTTTAAAGATAAAGTCACTGGAGTG GGGCCTCCAGCCAATCCGGAGATGATAGAGAGATCCTCTCACATTGTGAAAAACTTTAAAGAATTATGCTGTAAAAAAT GGAGGACTAATGATAAAGAAGAACTAAGAAAGGCAGTCCTGAGTGACGGATTACAGAGAATGATTCAACCAAAATTATTTAA GCTGGAATATCTTCAGCAGAAGAGAGATGCTGCCAAAAGTGATATTGATAAAAAGATTCTTACAAAGCAAATCCAAGAGGTAGAGCGGGAAATAGACGATGTTAA ccGCCTTCCAGAGGAAACTCTGTTGGGGAAGAGAACTGACGATCATGACTGGGAGAAGATTTCTAATGTCAAC TTTGAAGGCATTCACAGCGCAGACAGAATTAGCAAGATTTGGATGAATCATCTGCATCCGGACATCAACAATCAGCCTTGGAAAGAAgacgaaaataaaaaattacaagaaATAGCAGAAAAACACAACTTCGTCAATTGGGAATTAATAGCCGAGGAGCTAGCA ACAAACAGAACGGCCTTCCAGTGTCTCCAGCAGTACCAGCTACACAACAAAGATTTCAAGAGGAAAGAGTTCACCAAGGAAGAAGATGAGATGCTGATGCAGTTTGTCCAGCGAATGAGAGTGGGGTTGCACATACCTTACCGTAAGA tttcttaTTTCATGGAGGGCAGGGACTCCATGCAGCTCCTTCATCGTTGGTCAAAGTGCCTGGATCCCTCTCTGAAGAAGGGTCACTGGAGCAAAGAAGAAGATGAG CGCTTACTAAAAGCTGTCGAGAAATACGGAGAGAAGGATTGGTACAAGATTCGCTTGGAAGTTCCTGGAAGAACTGATATCCAGTGCCGTGAAAG GTATTGTAAAGGCCTTCACAAGGATATCAAAAAGGGTAAATGGACTCGGGAGGAAGAGGATAAGCTAGTTGAGCTGACTAAGAAGTACGGTGTAG GTCATTGGGCTAAAGTAGGCAGAGAGCTAACACATCGGACTGGCTCCCAGTGCCTGAGCAAATGGAAGTATATCTCAGGTTATTTCAAG GGAAGAATAAGGAAACGAAAAAGACCAgagaaaaaagtaagaaaaacagCACCAGAGAAAGTACCACAAAATACGGCGCCACAAAGGAGACCACGAAAGTCAACACCTAAGAAGATAAAAATAGAGGAGCTGAGTGAAGACGATGTCACcgataacagcagtgagagcagCAGTAGCATCAcgaccagcagtagtagtagtagcagtggtagtagcagcagtagtagtagtggcagtagtagtagtagtgaggaTGAGGATGACTCAAGCAACATGGAAGAAGAATTTAACAGCAAAGAGCGAAGAGCAGCCACCAAATTTCTAGAATCTGCCCCCAATTTGGATTTGTGGATTCCAAGGAAGCAGAGTTCAGACTTGATccaaaaaatcaccaaaaaatcTGCTACTAGTTTTAGAGTACCGCAAACTAAAATGCGAGGAAGGCGGGGTCGCTATCAGCTCAACACTATACTGAAAGGTATCGCGTACCCACCATCCACAGACACCATAACAGAAAATCCTAAGGACATTCTCTTAGAG GCCAAGAAGAGTGGCCACCATATACTGCAGATTAGCGAGGATGAAGTCCGTGACATCCTTAGATGGAACACCATACTCTGCCAAGGAAAACAG GGCCAACAGCTCAGCCAAAAAGAGACAAACCAGGAAGGTGACACCTCGAATACATTAAGAGTTGCACGTACAAAGGATAAAGTCCCATTGGATAGAAGTCTGCTGGCTGCCGTTACACCCTGGGTGGGCAATGTCTTCCTTCCCATATTAACTCGCTACACGTCACCTTGGGATAAGCAAATTCACG CTGATGTGATGAGAAAGAAGCTTTCTACTGTGGCTCTAACCAGCACCCCCATATTCACCCTGCTTATCCAG TTCTTCAGAATCGATGTGAATGGTTGTCTTCAAGTAATCCAGCTAAGGAAAACCAAAGCATCTGGACCCCTCCAGACAGGCAGACGGACAGCGCAACAGTCTAAACCAGTA aaTACTTTGTCCCCAAGGAGCATTTTAT TGCATTCACTTACTCCTCAGAAACCACAGTCAAAAAGTACAGAGAAGAAACCCAGCAAGGAACCCAAGCCATCCAGAAAGCGCTCTCTTCCCCAGGACCAAGTAAAAATTGCCACCCCAGCACCAAAGCTCAAGACTGTCAGTGAGTTGCTGAAAGAAAAAAGAATGCAGCAATGCAGAGCCCGTCGCCTGGCCCAAAATGCAGCTCTCGCTTCTCCTAGGATTCTATTATCTCCACAAATAGTGGTCAACCAGGCATACATGACTACCGGGCAGCATCAAGCCCCAGTTCAACCAGTGGCTTCAACCACTTCACAAAATGGTCCCTTGCAAACTATGCCTCTTATGTCCTTGCCAACGTGCCAGGTTATAACAACAAATAATATTGTTAGCGGCCAGATTTCATCACCAAACAGCAATACTATCAACAGGTCAGGAGCAGATGCACCTAAAACTGTGGCCCCTGTGCAAGCTGCAGAGACAACCAATCCATGTAATAGGGTGCCATCTGTTGGTTCTCCGGCCACTGTGCAGGCCGCACCAGGCGCTCGTGGCATGACCTCACCACAGGTACCAATACAGCTGCTTCAGAGTCCATTGAACCCAGCAGTTAACCCCACCACTTGGATTCTTACTCCCCAAGGCTTGATCCAAATTCCAGTCCAAGCTTTTTTTCCTAGTCCAATGCGAGTGACTGTGCATCAGAACTTGCCTGTTTCCGAATCTTCCAGACAAAAAAGAATTGAGCCAGCGACAGGTACAGCATCCTCTGATAAAGCCCCTGAAACACCAACCAGTACGAGTAGTACTGCAAACCAGCAACCACCTCAGAGTGATGGCTCGTCTTCAATAGAAAACACTGCAGGGGAAGCCTCCCAAGCACATTGTGTTCAGCCGGCAGTGCAATTGACCCTTACACCCAAACAGTATCCTGTTGTTAAAATAGCAAAGGTCTTAACCTCTAGTACCCTTACAGCAGGTCCATTGAATGAAACAGATTGTCAAACGTCAGCTCCATGTCCGACCACCCCCCAAACACCCACAAGCAGCACAGAGAAGAAGATTTTAGACTTGAGTCTTATTTCTTTGGAGGACGAGAGCAACGTGAAAGCCTGGCTACAGGGCACAAACAATGAGAAAACCCCAAGGCGGAGCATGGCTTATATGCCACCCTCTGCGTGCACTCTGAAGACCTTCTCCAGGATCCTGtcagagaaaaaaaatttggaaacaaGTGCGTTTAAGCTTGTGACCCgttctgatgaagaggaggacAGCAATAGGAAGCAAGAGATCCTAGACAACCTGGTAGAGGAAAAACTTAAAGACAATCCAGCATACAACCTCCTCAAGAAGCGATTCCTTTCTGCGTTCACGTTCACAGGCTTGCTGGCTGCTTTCACACCTCCACCAAGTAAGACGGCTAGGCCTGGGATGAAGAGTGAGGACAGAGAGGAAGACAGAGCAATAAATATGGACATGTATGGAGGTTATGATGGACCTTCAGGAGACAACGATCCACAGTCTCACCCAAATCAG GGAGAAACTATGAATCTTGACAGTCCACAGACTCCGATGGGTGCTGCAAACAACACTGGGAGACGATGCAGAAGGAAGCCGATGTATCACCGCAGTGAGACGTGA